The Stigmatella aurantiaca DW4/3-1 genome contains the following window.
TTCCATCACCCGGGCCACTTCGCCCGCGCTCCCGCGCACAGAGGGATCGAGGGACACCATCTGTTGGATGATCGCCTCCAGCTCCGGGCATGAAATCGCCCACTCTCCGGGCGGGATGAGTTCGGTCTGGAGGAGCCGGGGGCCTTTTGGGCCCTCTTCGATTCTCGAAGCGCTCGGTGGATATCTGCCAGTGACCAGCCGGTAGGCCGTCATTCCCAGCGCGTACACATCGTCCGCCGCCTGGGCCGAGTAGTGCGCCGTGGAATCATGACGCCACTCCCACTGGAAGCGCAGCGACTCCGGACTTCGGTATTGGGCCGTGCCAGGCAGGGGCGGGGGGTGCGTCAGAGGGGGCGCTCCTCGGTAATGGCCGGAGCCGAAGTCCATCAGCACCACGCTGGCGTCTGAACGCACCAGGATGTTGCCCCCCTTCACGTCCCGGTGCACTCCCTCCACCGCGTGGGTGGCCTCCAGGGCCCTTGCCACCTGTGCCAACAGACGCAGCACCTGACGGGACGTGAGCGAATGGGCAGCGGCCCACTCGTACAGTGTCACGCCTTCCACCCATTCCATCACGAGGTACGGGTACGCTTTCCCACCGGGCGGCTTCCACAAGCCCTGGTCCCGGAGTCTGGGCACATGCGGATGACTCAGCCGGGAGAGCAACACCTGTTCCCTCTCAAAGCGCGGATCCTGAGCATGGACCGCCAGCTTCAAGGCGAAGGGGCCTGTGAGCCCTGCCTGTTCCACTTGGTAGACGACGCCATAGGAGCCCCAGCCGCGCAGGCTCAGCACGCGCCAGGGGCCCACTTCGAAATCAGGAGGAATGGAGACCGGATTCACCACCTGGGAGCGTAGCGCCCTGCCAGACGATTCGAGGGGGCTTTTCTCTGCATGGATAGGAAGTCACCACCTTCACGGGATCGACGCCGGATCTCTATGAACTGGTTCTGGATCGACACGAAGTGGCCTGACACAACTCAAGAGCCCAGTGTTTCGGTGGTTCGTCCTTGAAGCGTGGGTGCTCCCAAGTCTTAAGTCTCCATGCCGCTTTCGACGCGAGCAAACAGATGCCAGGCACGTGCCAGGGTGTGGCGCAGATCAGCCACATGGTCCGTATGAATGGCCATGCCTACGACGCGTATACTGGCGCCGCAGGGCTCCCTTGGGCCGACTATAGGGGCCGACTTGCCGCGTTAGCGCCCATCGTTGAGAAGGTCGTGGAGTCACCATGAGCCAGGGACAGCTTCCTCCTGCGGCAAAGATCCCGCCTACCCGGGTTGACATGCTCCTCCAGATCCGGAGCGACATGCGGACACGCCAGTCACCGCCCTATCTGTACCTTGGTATCCCGAATACGGGCCGGGTCAGGTGCTTTACGGTGGGTTACTGGCATTGTACC
Protein-coding sequences here:
- a CDS encoding serine/threonine protein kinase codes for the protein MVNPVSIPPDFEVGPWRVLSLRGWGSYGVVYQVEQAGLTGPFALKLAVHAQDPRFEREQVLLSRLSHPHVPRLRDQGLWKPPGGKAYPYLVMEWVEGVTLYEWAAAHSLTSRQVLRLLAQVARALEATHAVEGVHRDVKGGNILVRSDASVVLMDFGSGHYRGAPPLTHPPPLPGTAQYRSPESLRFQWEWRHDSTAHYSAQAADDVYALGMTAYRLVTGRYPPSASRIEEGPKGPRLLQTELIPPGEWAISCPELEAIIQQMVSLDPSVRGSAGEVARVMERAARKAGRRADAPITPRPSQEQNSQRTRAGAFSLTRWRAAGFAAALGALLVTGVWWTSQRQPSVAAQDAQEGAASGLADEALPPTEDGGIPAPKPEGIALEMPRKPFAGQSRPPCEKPEVEIHGGCWGRLSDVAPPCNNRSYAWKDGCYWPILEPPRPATSAPR